The DNA segment TACCTAAAACTTTATTGATTTTAGTATTTTTCTGTAATTTTTGCCTTTAATTCTTATATTTAAGACTTTACATAACGTTAAAATGTTATTAATCCTCTATTTTAATTTAATTTTAACAAAAATATATTTATAAAACAAATAATAATCTATTTTTTCGGAGAAATCTTTTTCTAGAAATTATGTTGCTAACGTTATCAAAAAGTGTTATAATATAAGTATAAAAACAAGGGGATACCCTATAAAGTAGACTAGCTACTTTATGAAAGGAGTGCTTTAAAATGTTAAGATATCAAGTACGAGGAGAAAATTTAGAAATTACTCAAGCAATTAGGGAGTATGTTGAGAACAAAGTTTCTAAATTAGAAAAATACTTTGCCGACAGTTTACAAGCAAACGTTTATGCTAATGCTAAAGTATACAAAAATAATAAGAAAAAAATTGAAATTACCGTTCCTCTTAAAGGTGTGACACTTCGCGCAGAGGAAACAAACGAAGATCTTTACGCTGCTATTGATTTAGTTGTGGACAAACTTGAGCGTCAAATGAGAAAACACAAAACTAGAATTAATAGAAAAGGTCGTGAAAAAGGATTTGTAGAAGAAAATCTTCTTACTAGCGCATTAGAAGATGTAGAAGAAACATCACTTGATTTTGGTAAAGTTAAACAACTAAAAGTTGAAACTATGACAAGAGATGAAGCTGTATTCCAAATGGAGCTTTTAGGACATGACTTCTTTGCATTCTTAGATGCAAATACTAACGAAATTTCTATAGTTTATAAACGTCGCGACACTGGTTACGGGGTTCTGGAAATTTCTAAATAATTATGAGTTTAAACTTTAATCGACCATCTTCCGCAGATGGTCGATTATTTTTACAATACTTTATATTTATTATCAAATTATTACTTAGGAGGTTATTATGACAAAAAAAGTTGCCTTATTCGTTGACAATGGTGGTGAAGAGTTAGAGCTAATTGCTCCTCTTGATATTATGCGCCGTGCGAATTTAGAAGTTGATCTTATTTCAGCTAATAACGCTGAGTATGTTATAGGTGCACATAATATTAAAATTATTGTCGATAAAAAGATTAATGATATTGAAGATATACTAGAATATGATGCTATTGTTATTCCTGGAGGAATGCCAGGAAGTACATTATTACGCGACAATAACAAAATCATTGAGTTTTTCAAAACTATGTATAATGAAGACAAATTGGTCGCAGCTATTTGTGCAGCGCCTATAGTACTAAGTGCGGCAGGGATTTTAAAAGACAGAGAAGCTACATCTTATCCAGGTTTCGATAAAGAACTAGAATGTCAATCTTACAATTCTAAAAAAGCTGTTGTAGTCGATAAAAATGTTATTACTGCTCAAGGTCCAGCCGTTGCCATTCTTTTTGGTTATGAAATAGTTAATTATCTACTAAAAGATGAAACAGCTAATAACATAAAAGAACAAATGTTACTACCCGTATTAAAAGATAATATCTAAAAAATATCCCTCA comes from the Gemella morbillorum genome and includes:
- the hpf gene encoding ribosome hibernation-promoting factor, HPF/YfiA family, encoding MLRYQVRGENLEITQAIREYVENKVSKLEKYFADSLQANVYANAKVYKNNKKKIEITVPLKGVTLRAEETNEDLYAAIDLVVDKLERQMRKHKTRINRKGREKGFVEENLLTSALEDVEETSLDFGKVKQLKVETMTRDEAVFQMELLGHDFFAFLDANTNEISIVYKRRDTGYGVLEISK
- a CDS encoding DJ-1 family glyoxalase III, coding for MTKKVALFVDNGGEELELIAPLDIMRRANLEVDLISANNAEYVIGAHNIKIIVDKKINDIEDILEYDAIVIPGGMPGSTLLRDNNKIIEFFKTMYNEDKLVAAICAAPIVLSAAGILKDREATSYPGFDKELECQSYNSKKAVVVDKNVITAQGPAVAILFGYEIVNYLLKDETANNIKEQMLLPVLKDNI